Within the Vibrio sp. DW001 genome, the region TTCTCCAAGTTTTACAAATTCATGAACAAACCCACTTCCTGCTGCTCTTATCCAGTCGCTTTTATTGGCGATGTAAGGTTCAATTTTTCGTTTGCTCGGACGTTTTCGAAGGAGTCCGAGCCCCATTAATACTTTTTGGACACCTTTAAACCCGGCTTGAATTGACAGTTCATCAAAACGCAGTGCTTCTCCTGCCTCATACAATAGAATACGCGTTCCTCTGCTCGTGGCAGCCTCTCGAAGAGACCCATCTCTCAATACAGAATTTAGCAACACTGGAACACCAAATGCTTGGGCAAGCTCTAATGTTTTTTCATCACTCAAATCGGCTCTAATTTGTGGCAGGTTTGATCGATGAATTGCGCCTGTATGTATGTCAATTCCGTAATCACAATGCTCTACGACATTTTGCATAAAATCTTGGGCAAGCCTTGCCGCTAAAGACCCTTTCGCTGACCCAGGAAAACACCGATTTAGATCTCTTCTGTCTGGCAGATAGCGACTTTGATTAAGCACGCCGTATACATTGACCATTGGGACGAGAATTAATGTTCCTCGGATTATGTTCAAGTTTGCTTCTATTAGTCTGCGAATGATCTCGATTCCATTTAGTTCATCACCATGTATTGCCGCGCTTACGAATACAGTTGGTCCTTTCTTTACTGCTCTTTGTACATGAACAGGAATGAATAGTTCCGTGTTGGTATATAACTTGGCCACGGGGATATTAATTTGGCACTTCGAGCCGGCTAAAATTTCAGTACCCGCTATCGATAGGCGATTTGCCATCACCCCTTTCCTTTTGTTTTATTTGCATTTGGTTTCGCCGTTTTTTCGATAAAATCAAAAATCATTCCTGCAATATCTTTTCCTGTCGCGGTTTCAATGCCTTCAAGGCCTGGAGATGAATTGACTTCCATAACGACTGGGCCATTGTTTGACTGCAGAATATCAACACCACAGAGGTTGAGGCCCATTGCTTTCGCCGCGTTAACCGCGGTAAGACGTTCTTCTTTTGTTAGGCGTACTAGCTGAGCTGATCCACCGCGGTGCAGATTGGAACGGAATTCGCCTTCACCTGCTTGACGCTTCATCGCAGCAATCACTCGGTTACCAACCACAAAACAACGAATATCGGCACCGCCGGCTTCTTCAATGAATTCTTGAACGAGAATATTCGCTTTTAGTCCCATAAATGCTTCAATAACACTCTCGGCGGCTTTATTTGTCTCAGCTAAAACAACGCCAATACCTTGAGTCCCTTCGAGTAGCTTGATAACAACCGGCGCTCCACCAACATTCTTAATTAGGTCTTGGATCTTATCAGGTTTGCTTGCAAAACCTGTTTTCGGAAGCCCAATACCTTTACGTGATAACAGCTGTAATGACCTCAACTTGTCGCGAGAGCGGCTTATCGCGACAGATTCGTTAATACAAAAAGTACCCATCACCTCAAATTGCCTGACGACAGCAGTACCGTAAAAAGTGATGGATGCGCCAATGCGCGGAATCACTGCGTCATAAGTCGGTAAACTTTCGCCGTGATAGCGAACTTTAGGGTTGCTACTGGTAATATCCATGTAGCAATGCAATGTATCAATTATATCGACTTGGTGGCCTCTAGCTTCGCCCGCTTCCTTTAAACGACGAGTAGAATATAAAGATTCGTTACGAGATAAGATGGCAATACGCATGTTAATTTTCCAACTATTTGGGATTTAATGTGGCGCGAATATAAGGCCAAAAATGAATGGTTGAAAGCAAATAATATCTATCTTTTCGACAAAGAATTTCTATGGTTATATTGCTATTTTTCATACCCATATTTCTTATGCAGGGTAGAATTTATGTTCCATTTTTTCTTATGATATTTAATACAGATTGTACTTCTTTCGCAAAAATTAGTGCGTCGTTGTCTCCCGTCAGCTGTATCAGTACGGTCTCGTTTGAATGGATACATCGGCTGACAATTGACAGCAACAAATCTAAATCAATTGCGTAAGGTGGCTTGATAGTCATTCCTCGAACAATCGCTCTTAAATCTATGTTTAAAGCAATAGAATTATGGTTAAAGAGAAAAATATCGAGTCCTTCGTATATAGATGGTGACGTTGAATAAAAAGTAGTGCTGTTGAGCCATTCAACCCCCATACTTTTCGCTAAATTTAGCTCTGGTGTTGTATGAAAGTCTTCAAATACACCAATACTCAACATATTAATATCAGACTTTTGAGTGAGAACGGAGGCATACCCTTGCATCGGGATAAAGCTTAGTTTATTGACTAAGTCCACTCTGTGGTTGATGTTGATGACACCAATATCGCTAGTATCATAAGCGGCTAGGCATTCAATGAAACTTTCACAACTATTTGAAAAAATAACGGGTAAGATCTTTTGTTCAAGTAAGGCATATATATACTGAGTAAACGCCATGCTTTCGATGATGTTTGAATTTGTGATAGGAAAGTACCCGCCATTTTTTACCGGAAGCGTGTGAGGTAAGTCAGTTTTAGCATACCAATGGTAGGTGTATTCAATGGCTTCTTCTGCTTCCTCAAATAACAAGTCATCTTCTTCGGAAGACTTGAAGCAAGTACCAACAAGTACGATTTGTCTGTTACGGATGTGAGACCTTCTTTTAATAAAGCACTCAACCATATTTTTAAACATTATCTACTCCCATTTAGGATTGATGCTTCATTCATTAGGTCTTGAAGAACTCGTTCAAAACCTGTTCTCGCTCGTTCATTCGGCGCCATAACAGTAATAGCGCCAACTAACGTCTTTTTACGGATAATTGGAACACTAATGCCAATAACACCCGTATTATATTCAGACTTACTTATTGAAAATCCGTCATATTTGGTTTTTTTGATAGATAGTTTCCAATAGGGGTCGTAAGTATCTAGTCCATAATATTTAGCCACTTTTTCTTGTCGTTCTCTAGGCAAGTTTGCGAGTAAAACTTTTGACGAGGCCCCTTTTATTAACGGTTGTGTTTGTCCTACTTCAAATGTGCATCTGAGCGCCTCTTTACTTTCTTTACACACGGTACATAAAGCGTGGTACCCTGCCGGTACCATAAACATACAAGTTTCACCAGTAACGATACTCAATCGTTCTAAAGCATTTCCATACTCTCGATATCCCAATTTTGCTTTTTCATGACTTCTAGCCAAAGCTAAGGACATCGATCCAATGTAAATCTCTTTTGTGTATAGGTTCTCTTCAATGTGGCGCCAGTCTTTTAACAGGGTTATATAGCGATACAAACTACTTAAAGGCATAGTTAAGTCCTCGCTAAGTCTTCTTATACTGACCGCTTTTTCATAGGAAGCTATTTGGTCTAGGATAAGAAATATCTTTTCGTTTGTATTACTCATATTACTCGATGGTAGACTGGTTGGTTGTTTAAGGGATATTCTCATAATTTGAGAACGGGCCGATTATACTTTTTTATATTATTCCTTAAGTTGATATGCGCCAATAAAAATTTCAAATGATTATTTTTATTAAAAAGATAAATATTTTTTATCAATAAATAATGTAAGGATAATTAATTTATTTTATTAACTCGACTTAAAATATTTGTTATATTTATCGTCGCAATTCTGCTATTACTTATCTGTTTAATCACTAACTTAAAAATAGAGCCATGGGACATATAAAGTTACGAATGGGAGAGAAATGCTTCGAAGATGAAGAGATATTCCCTGATGGATTTGCAGAATCAGGTGCGTTTTCTTATGCGGAAGAAGAGTTACTGACATATTGGGGAGAAACAATGTACGCTCTAGAGGTCGGGCATCTCATTCCTGAAAACTCAGAAGAAGAACATTTTGTACAAGTGATTGAAGGCTCCAAATTGGCTCGTTCTTGTCTTGAGAAAGTGTGGCTCAAATACAAAGCATTATCTGGTTTCGATATACATTCATAAAGATATCGTTCTCTGACACATGACGAGAAACCAATTATTCGCTATGCTTATAAACATTCAAAGCGTAATTTCTAGGTAGTTTAATGATTGATTACATTCAAAATAGTTATTTATTGCAACAGGTTTTCATTGGAATATTACTTTTAATCAGCTTTCGGGTTGTAAGAAAGGTTGTCCACAAGTGGCTAGAGAAACTAGCAGACAACAAACAAGTCTCTCTACAAAGAAAACAGTTTGTTATCAAATCATTTAATGTTGCCTCACTAGGGCTATTTGGCGCGATTTTTACAATCTTTTTAGGCATTGGCTTCGGGGATATTTCTCTTTTCTTGTCCTCAGTTTTTGCAGTGTTAGGTGTTGCACTCTTTGCTCAATGGTCTATTTTGAGCAATCTGACCGCGAGCATACTCATTTTTTTCGTATTCCCTTACCGAATAGGAGACATGATTAAAGTTGCTGAAAAAGATGCGGATGTTAGTGGAGAACTCATAGATATCACTATGTTTCATGTGATTATACGACATGAGGATGGCAATATTATTACCTATCCAAATAATTTGATTTTACAAAAAGGGGTTACGAAGATTCTGAACCAATCAGGTCATAGTATTGAGGCAACGGATAAGCATTCGCTCAACAATTAAATAATAGCCAGAGAATAGTATTATTGATTTAAACGCTGAGGAAAGGACTGGATGGCGCTATTTATTAAGGCTTCTTTATTCCGTTATCTAACTCTTTTACTAGGGAAAATTTGGCGCCAGTGGATTTTGCCAAATACATCGCTTTGTCAGCTAAAGAGATAAGTGATGATAGGTCTTCCTTATCTTGTGGGTACACACCAATACCTATGCTTGCGTTAACTGAAACGCTTTCGTTTGCGTTATCAATAGTGACAGGTTGTGATATTACGCTGTGTATTTTTGTACTAATGGCTTCTAATTCGTAGAGGTGATCATAGCCATTGGTGATTTTGAACAATATTAAAAACTCATCACCTCCGACCCTAAAAACATAATCATCTGCTCGCAACATACTATTTAGTCTTGAACCTAATTCACCCAGTAATATGTCGCCAATATGATGACCTAAGGTATCATTTATGGTTTTGAACTTGTCCAAATCAAAGTAGACAACACCGATAGAATTCGATGACCATTTGGAAAAATAGTTATTTTCCAACAAGTGTTGTAGAGATCTTTTATTGGCTAAACCAGTGATAGCATCGGTATTTGCACTATTTTTGAGTTCGTTAATTTCACTTTCAACATCGGAATAATCTTGTATCGTCGCGATGCCGTGAAGCTCATTACTGATCTCAATATAGGCAATTGATATCTTGGCGTGAAACTGTTTTCCTTCAAAATTGATACAGGGCAAGAGAGCTCTAGAACGCATAGCTTTAGCAGGTGATTTTTTATGAATGTAGTGCTTAACTTTATGCTTATGATTTTCTACAGAGGACGCAGGTATTAGGTCATCAAGGCGCATAGACGTTAGTTCTGCTTGAGAATAACCAAATAGTGCAGAGCAGGCTGAATTCGCATAGACAATTTCAGAGGCATCATTGGCGATGAGAATAGCATCACCAAGGAACTCCAAAAAAGATCCAACTTCTGATAATTCTCTCATAATTATTCACCAAACCAATAGAACTGACATATTTAATTAAAATGGGATTTATATCAACCTTAGTCACTATTTATCCGATAATAATGTCAATAACTATGATCTCACTGTTTTAATGGGGATAAAAATAACTTTTTTTGTAAACAACGCATACTGAACTGAAGCTAGCAAGGACGAAAGGTATAAAAACTCAGATGACACGAATAAGCTCTGTTAAATATAACGCCAATGTGTTCTTAGGTTAACCGTTTGCGAACCACCTCAAACAATGGTACTGTCGTGACAAAATTTGCCTGTGTCACGGATTAGTTTCAAATGCTAGCGTTAGAAAAAGATTCAGATACAATCACTCATCAAGCTAACGCATTAACTTCTGCAGCATACAATTCTTACCCGTGACGAAAAACGCCTTTTTACCTAACATCTAATAACGTAATAAATAAACGTATTCGATGTTATGAGTTAGTCCAATATTTTGTTGAAATAAATCACACCGAGTATTTATAAATATTCACATGTGACAGTAGTTATAGTAGCCAAAATATTTGCAAGGTAACTGCTTCTCTAGCATAAAAATAGCTATTTTTTGCGTACCAAAAAAGAACGAAGAAAAATGGTGTTGCATACTCATTTCATTCGATCGTTTATGGAAGAAATAAATCAACTCTAGTCGTTAAGCGGTAGA harbors:
- a CDS encoding succinylglutamate desuccinylase/aspartoacylase family protein, whose protein sequence is MANRLSIAGTEILAGSKCQINIPVAKLYTNTELFIPVHVQRAVKKGPTVFVSAAIHGDELNGIEIIRRLIEANLNIIRGTLILVPMVNVYGVLNQSRYLPDRRDLNRCFPGSAKGSLAARLAQDFMQNVVEHCDYGIDIHTGAIHRSNLPQIRADLSDEKTLELAQAFGVPVLLNSVLRDGSLREAATSRGTRILLYEAGEALRFDELSIQAGFKGVQKVLMGLGLLRKRPSKRKIEPYIANKSDWIRAAGSGFVHEFVKLGEQVEKGQILAEINSPLGELIHKAVSTRSGIIIGKQNIPLVQEGDAMFHIAYFGKDENDVAEHIEMMHDSILL
- the rimK gene encoding 30S ribosomal protein S6--L-glutamate ligase — its product is MRIAILSRNESLYSTRRLKEAGEARGHQVDIIDTLHCYMDITSSNPKVRYHGESLPTYDAVIPRIGASITFYGTAVVRQFEVMGTFCINESVAISRSRDKLRSLQLLSRKGIGLPKTGFASKPDKIQDLIKNVGGAPVVIKLLEGTQGIGVVLAETNKAAESVIEAFMGLKANILVQEFIEEAGGADIRCFVVGNRVIAAMKRQAGEGEFRSNLHRGGSAQLVRLTKEERLTAVNAAKAMGLNLCGVDILQSNNGPVVMEVNSSPGLEGIETATGKDIAGMIFDFIEKTAKPNANKTKGKG
- a CDS encoding IclR family transcriptional regulator C-terminal domain-containing protein → MSNTNEKIFLILDQIASYEKAVSIRRLSEDLTMPLSSLYRYITLLKDWRHIEENLYTKEIYIGSMSLALARSHEKAKLGYREYGNALERLSIVTGETCMFMVPAGYHALCTVCKESKEALRCTFEVGQTQPLIKGASSKVLLANLPRERQEKVAKYYGLDTYDPYWKLSIKKTKYDGFSISKSEYNTGVIGISVPIIRKKTLVGAITVMAPNERARTGFERVLQDLMNEASILNGSR
- the maoP gene encoding DUF413 domain-containing protein, yielding MGEKCFEDEEIFPDGFAESGAFSYAEEELLTYWGETMYALEVGHLIPENSEEEHFVQVIEGSKLARSCLEKVWLKYKALSGFDIHS
- a CDS encoding mechanosensitive ion channel family protein, yielding MIDYIQNSYLLQQVFIGILLLISFRVVRKVVHKWLEKLADNKQVSLQRKQFVIKSFNVASLGLFGAIFTIFLGIGFGDISLFLSSVFAVLGVALFAQWSILSNLTASILIFFVFPYRIGDMIKVAEKDADVSGELIDITMFHVIIRHEDGNIITYPNNLILQKGVTKILNQSGHSIEATDKHSLNN
- a CDS encoding sensor domain-containing diguanylate cyclase — its product is MRELSEVGSFLEFLGDAILIANDASEIVYANSACSALFGYSQAELTSMRLDDLIPASSVENHKHKVKHYIHKKSPAKAMRSRALLPCINFEGKQFHAKISIAYIEISNELHGIATIQDYSDVESEINELKNSANTDAITGLANKRSLQHLLENNYFSKWSSNSIGVVYFDLDKFKTINDTLGHHIGDILLGELGSRLNSMLRADDYVFRVGGDEFLILFKITNGYDHLYELEAISTKIHSVISQPVTIDNANESVSVNASIGIGVYPQDKEDLSSLISLADKAMYLAKSTGAKFSLVKELDNGIKKP